GAATCAGACCCCCAATCCCTAACATTATGAGAATCATCCAAACCAAAGGAACAGTCAAAGATGGCGGTTTGAGTGTTTCCCTTCCCGAAAACTTCAGCAATGGCGAAGTTGAGGTAATCATCGTCTCCCCAGACGAACCTGATGAATTTGACTCTCGTCACCAGATGATGCTCTCCAAAGGCTATGATACCCCAGAGAAAGTTAGAGAACTCATTCAACAAATCAAGCAAGAAATGCTCATCGCGAGCAGTTAATAAACCCTCGCTAAACAACCTTTCTAACTTCCGCTCACAGAAAACTTTAGCCTGTCCATTTCCTTTAACTTTCATACCCTTAATTATCCGTTATATCTACTTTGTCGAACAACTTAACTCTCAAAAAATAACCGATATTAATCTACCTTTAATAATTACCTATGTCCTTACAACTACAAATAACCTATCCCGAAACCTTCCCCGATGCCATTGGACAAACCAGAGAACAATTTGAACTTGAAGCAAGATGGGCAATGGCAGTTAAACTTTATGAAATGAAACGCTTATCTTCCGGTATGGCTGCTGCTTTACTAGGCATAGATAGAGTCACCTTTCTCTTAAAATTAAACGATTACCAAGTCCCCATGATTGACTTAAGCGAAGAAGAAATCCTCTCCGACATTGAGAATGCCTAAACCCGATAGAATTGTGATTAACACCTCACCCTTAATTGCCTTAGTCGCAGCCTTAGGAGACTTAAGCCTGTTAGAAAACCTTTATAGCGAAGTTCTTGTTCCCTTTGAAGTTTGTCAAGAAATCCTCACAGGTGATTCCTCTCGTTTTGCTGCTGCGGAATTTCAAGCAGCTTTGAAACTGAACAAACAAACAACCCCCTTAAAGATTTCTCCTTTCTTATTAAATAGCCTTGACTTAGGGGAAGCATCCGTTATTCAATTAGCATTAAATGAAAGCATAACCACCGTTTGTATTGATGAAGCCATAGGGCGACGTTATGCTCGACTCAGTGGGCTTTCAGTTACAGGGTCAATTGGGGTTTTAATTCGTGCCAAACGAGAAGGATATCCGCTCTCTATTAAAACAGCCATTGAACAAATGCTTCATCGAGGAATTCGACTGAGTACCACTGTTATTAATACTGCCCTGAAACAAGCTGGCGAATAGGCGTAGAGCGGTTAACCTAAGCCGGAGAGTGACACCTTCCACTATCAATTGGGATGAAGATAAATTACAGTTAAGCGAAAGTCAAATAATCCCTTCAGAAGACATCGAAATTTATTTGTCTGCCTTATACGGTGAAGCCGATTGTTTGGTTTCATCGAACCGAAAATTACGAGCGCCAAATTTCCAAATTTGATTGTTTAACCCCAGAAGAATTTATTAATAAGTATCGAAAAAAATCAAAAACCAATAGTTGAAATCGCCCGACGCTTTTGTTCTGCCGACACCTCCAAATATCGCTGTAACGAGCCTAAATCGCTATGTCCAGAGATTTCTTGCACATGACGTAAAGGAATCCCACTATTGTGCATCTGCGTCAAAGCAGTGCGCCGAAAAGAATGGGTGCTAACCCCCTCAATCCCAATACGCCGACAAGCATCTCGTAAAAGACGGTCAGCCATGTGGCGACTCAGCGTCCCCCGACCGTGCATTCCTGGAAATAACACCTCAGTTTTCGGATTATATTCCGCGAGAAACTCCCCCAACTTCGGATGAATATCAACATTACGAGTTTTTAGCTTACCCTTCGTGGTAGACTTGCGGAAAGTAATCGTATTGCATTTTAGGTCATCTTGATGTAAAGCCAATGCCTCACTCACCCGACATCCTGTGAATAAACAAATGGCAAACAAAGCGCGATCGCGAGCAGTTAGTAAACCCTCGCTGAATAACCTTTCTAACTCCCGCTCGGAGAGAACCTTAGCCTGTCCATTTCCTTTAACTTTCATGCTCTTAATTATACGTTAACGGAATAACGTTGAATAGGGGCTACAGCCCTAGAAATAGCGTGGTTTTTCAGAATCGCGTTGTCGTCAGTTTTAATTTGCTTATCAGGTTGTCAACGAGAGAATGGGGCTAAAAGCCAATGCCCATCAGGGTTGATTATAACGGTACATCTGCACTTGCTTGACTGTGCTTTACAGGGGATGGATTTTGTGTATTAGGTTGGTGCTAGAGGTGGGAGTGGATTGCATGGTGATGAAAGGACGCAGTGGTTTGACAACAGGGGGATTCCGGCTTTGATAGTGGGTTTTGACCATTGGGGGTAGAGTAATGGAGAGAGAACAGATTCTCCGGTTGCTGGAGAGTCATCGAGAACGTTTCGACGAGTTTGCGGTGAAAGCGCTGTTTCTGTTTGGCTCGGTGGCGCGAGGTGAAGCCACTGTCGATAGCGATGTGGACGTTTTGGTGGAGTTTGACCGTCCGGTTGGGTTGTTTACGCTATTGGGGCTGCAATCGTACCTGGAGGAGCTTTTAGGCTGTTCGGTAGATGTGGGGACGTTGAGTTCCCTGCGTCCCCATTTACGGGAAACTGTGCTGAAGGAGGCAATTCGTGCCGTCTAGGGAGTTTGAGTCGCGGGTACGGGATATGTTGTCTGAGATTGCGGTGGTGGAGGAAACGGTTGAGGGACTGAGCTTTGAGGCGTTTACCCAGAACCCACAAGCTGAAAGGGCAGTGCTGTACAGTCTGGCGGTAATTGGTGAGGCGGTAGCGAGTGCTATTACTGATTTAGAGGCGGCAGACCCGACGATGCCGTGGTCTCAGATTCGAGGCATGAGAAATGCGGTCATCCATGAGTATTTCCGGGTTGATCTGGCGGTGATTTGGGAAACGGTTCGAGCCGATTTACCTGTTCTCAAGGCGGCTTTAGAGCGTATCTTGTCGAATTTTTCGGCATGAGGCAGGTGATGATTATAATTAATTGTGCCAACGCCCGACTAGATTGAAGGTTCGTGTCATCCAAGTGCCGCCTGTCCTGGAAACCGGGGTCTGGTAAGAGTTACAGTGATTTAGTCCCAATAGGGAGCGCGGAAATATAAATT
This genomic interval from Oscillatoria salina IIICB1 contains the following:
- a CDS encoding UPF0175 family protein; the protein is MSLQLQITYPETFPDAIGQTREQFELEARWAMAVKLYEMKRLSSGMAAALLGIDRVTFLLKLNDYQVPMIDLSEEEILSDIENA
- a CDS encoding DUF3368 domain-containing protein; this translates as MINTSPLIALVAALGDLSLLENLYSEVLVPFEVCQEILTGDSSRFAAAEFQAALKLNKQTTPLKISPFLLNSLDLGEASVIQLALNESITTVCIDEAIGRRYARLSGLSVTGSIGVLIRAKREGYPLSIKTAIEQMLHRGIRLSTTVINTALKQAGE
- a CDS encoding tyrosine-type recombinase/integrase, whose product is MKVKGNGQAKVLSERELERLFSEGLLTARDRALFAICLFTGCRVSEALALHQDDLKCNTITFRKSTTKGKLKTRNVDIHPKLGEFLAEYNPKTEVLFPGMHGRGTLSRHMADRLLRDACRRIGIEGVSTHSFRRTALTQMHNSGIPLRHVQEISGHSDLGSLQRYLEVSAEQKRRAISTIGF
- a CDS encoding nucleotidyltransferase family protein, with amino-acid sequence MEREQILRLLESHRERFDEFAVKALFLFGSVARGEATVDSDVDVLVEFDRPVGLFTLLGLQSYLEELLGCSVDVGTLSSLRPHLRETVLKEAIRAV
- a CDS encoding HepT-like ribonuclease domain-containing protein produces the protein MLSEIAVVEETVEGLSFEAFTQNPQAERAVLYSLAVIGEAVASAITDLEAADPTMPWSQIRGMRNAVIHEYFRVDLAVIWETVRADLPVLKAALERILSNFSA